A single genomic interval of Camelina sativa cultivar DH55 chromosome 11, Cs, whole genome shotgun sequence harbors:
- the LOC104723348 gene encoding palmitoyl-protein thioesterase 3-like, with protein sequence MEKSFQRSVLLVTLSLFFIPVSISVPFILFHGIRDQCSNGGVSSFTQLLSNLSSSPGSCLEIGNGNQDSVSMPLTQQANIACEKVKKMKELSHGYNIVAQSQGNLVARGLIEFCDDAPPVFNYISLGGPHAGISDIPKCTSPICKLLKTRVYTDYIQDHIAPSGYIKIPTEMSKYLEHSKYLPKLNNERPNKRNPVFKDRFTSLHNLVLVMFQGDTVVIPKESSWFGYYPDGASTPLLSPQQTKLYTEDWIGLKALDAAGKVKFVSVPGEHLRMAQDEVVKYVVPYLKNQPAVSSECRYNRKAMETTLHP encoded by the exons ATGGAGAAGAGTTTCCAACGATCTGTTCTCCTTGTGaccttgtctctcttcttcattccGGTTTCAATCTCAGTTCCATTCATTCTGTTTCACG GAATTAGAGATCAATGCTCCAATGGTGGAGTCAGCAGCTTCACACAGCTCCTTAGCAACCTCTCTAGCTCCCCTGGATCTTGCTT AGAAATAGGAAACGGAAACCAAGATTCCGTGTCTATGCCGCTTACGCAACAAGCGAATATAGCGTGTGAGAAAGTTAAAAAGATGAAAGAGTTGAGTCATGGTTACAACATTGTTGCACAGTCTCAAGGTAACTTAGTCGCTAGAGGCCTAATCGAGTTCTGTGACGATGCTCCACCAGTCTTCAACTATATATCTTTAGGAGGTCCTCACGCTGGCATATCCGACATCCCCAAGTGTACT TCTCCAATTTGCAAGTTGCTAAAAACAAGGGTCTACACCGACTACATTCAA GATCATATTGCTCCAAGTGGTTATATCAAGATCCCTACC GAAATGTCAAAGTATTTGGAACACTCCAAGTATCTGCCAAAACTCAACAACGAGAGACCTAACAAGAGGAACCCCGTTTTTAAAGACCGCTTCACTAGCTTACACAACTTGGTCCTTGTCATG TTCCAGGGTGACACTGTAGTGATTCCTAAAGAAAGTTCTTGGTTCGGATATTACCCGGATGGAGCTTCCACTCCTCTTTTGTCTCCTCAACAG ACAAAGCTCTACACTGAAGACTGGATTGGTCTGAAAGCCTTGGATGCTGCCGGAAAAGTTAAGTTTGTCAGTGTCCCTGGCGAGCACCTCAGAATGGCGCAAGATGAAGTTGTAAAATATGTCGTGCCTTACCTCAAGAACCAGCCTGCAGTTTCTTCTGAATGCAGATATAACCGCAAGGCAATGGAGACGACACTGCATCCATGA
- the LOC104723349 gene encoding palmitoyl-protein thioesterase 1-like: protein MEKSLQRSVLLVTLSLFFFSIPVLLSVPFVVFHGIAGECSNDEMTNLTKFLNNYSSSPGSCVEIGNGLVDSLYMPLTQQASIACEKIKQMPELSDGYNIVGVSQGNLVARGLIEFCDNAPPVFNYVSLGGPHAGLSYLPKFNCSVCELLDIYLSDVYNNFVQDHAAPSGCFKIPTDIKNYLEHSKYLPKLNNERPGEKNSTYKDRFTSLHNLVLIMFEKDNVLTPKESSWFGYYPDGAYTPILPPQKTKLYTKDWIGLKTLDDAGKVKFVSVPGGHIEITKEELVKYVVPYLQNESTLSSEHEAM, encoded by the exons ATGGAGAAGAGTCTCCAACGATCTGTTCTCCTTGTGAcattgtctctcttcttcttctccattccaGTTTTACTCTCTGTTCCATTCGTTGTGTTTCACG GAATTGCAGGTGAATGCTCCAATGATGAAATGACCAATTTGACAAAGTTCCTTAACAATTACTCCAGCTCCCCTGGATCTTGCGT AGAAATAGGAAACGGACTGGTAGATTCCTTATACATGCCGCTTACGCAACAAGCAAGCATAGCTTGTGAGAAAATCAAACAGATGCCAGAGCTGAGTGATGGTTACAACATTGTTGGAGTGTCTCAAGGAAACTTAGTCGCTAGAGGCCTAATCGAGTTCTGCGACAATGCTCCTCCGGTCTTCAACTATGTATCTTTAGGAGGTCCTCACGCTGGCCTATCCTACCTCCCCAAGTTCAAT TGTTCAGTTTGCGAGTTGCTGGACATATATCTTTCAGATGTTTACAACAACTTCGTACAA GATCATGCTGCACCAAGTGGTTGCTTCAAAATCCCTACT gatataaaaaattatttggaacaCTCCAAGTACCTGCCAAAGCTCAACAACGAGAGACCTGGCGAGAAGAATTCCACTTATAAAGACCGTTTCACCAGCTTGCACAACTTGGTCCTCATCATG TTCGAGAAAGATAATGTATTGACTCCTAAAGAAAGTTCTTGGTTCGGATATTACCCGGATGGAGCTTACACACCTATTTTGCCTCCACAAAAG ACAAAGCTATACACTAAGGATTGGATTGGTCTGAAAACCTTGGATGATGCTGGCAAAGTGAAGTTTGTTAGTGTCCCTGGCGGACACATCGAAATAACGAAAGAAGAGCTTGTAAAATACGTTGTGCCTTACCTCCAGAACGAGTCTACGCTATCTTCTGAACACGAGGCAATGTAG
- the LOC109127278 gene encoding uncharacterized protein LOC109127278 has translation MKNLLLATEIIKDCHKDSITPRCAMKIGISKAFDSVQWSFLLTTLRALDFLEQYVLWIKTCITTASFSVQVNGELAGYFGIMRGLRQVCSLSPYLFVISMNVLSRKLDMAADDLMVFVRGDNTSIQVPLGVFDVFATHSGLRISLEKSTLYMAGVSQACIHEIDKLCSAFLWSGPALNVKKAKVAWSEVCLPKSEGGLGLRSLEEANKLSVLKLIWRLLSAKGSLWVDWVKRYLIRSGSLWAEKESKAIGSWICKKLLKYRDITKQFHKVEVKNWESTTF, from the exons ATGAAAAACCTCCTCCTAGCAACCGAAATCATTAAGGACTGCCATAAAGATTCGATTACTCCTCGATGTGCAATGAAGATTGGTATTTCGAAGGCCTTTGACTCGGTTCAATGGAGTTTTCTCCTCACTACACTGAGAGCATTAGACTTTCTTGAGCAATACGTCTTATGGATAAAAACTTGCATAACAACCGCTTCTTTTTCTGTACAAGTTAATGGAGAATTGGCTGGCTACTTTGGTATTATGAGAGGACTACGTCAAGTCTGCTCCCTCAGTCCCTATCTATTTGTTATCAGTATGAATGTTTTATCCCGCAAATTAGACATGGCAGCGG ACGATTTGATGGTATTTGTTAGAGGAGACAATACATCAATCCAAGTTCCATTGGGGGTATTTGATGTTTTTGCCACTCACTCTGGTCTACGAATCAGTCTTGAGAAATCAACTTTATATATGGCGGGTGTCTCTCAG GCTTGTATCCACGAAATAGATAAATTGTGTTCTGCTTTCTTGTGGTCTGGTCCTGCTTTGAAtgtaaagaaagcaaaagtCGCTTGGTCGGAAGTCTGTCTTCCAAAGAGTGAAGGTGGTCTGGGACTCCGCTCTCTTGAAGAAGCTAACAAGTTGAGTGTCCTCAAACTGATTTGGAGACTTTTATCTGCCAAGGGTTCATTATGGGTTGACTGGGTGAAAAGATATCTCATTCGCAGTGGCTCTCTATGGGCGGAAAAGGAAAGTAAAGCAATTGGATCATGGATTTGTAAGAAACTACTGAAATACAGAGACATAACAAAACAGTTTCACAAGGTAGAGGTGAAGAATTGGGAATCTACCACTTTCTAG
- the LOC104723350 gene encoding palmitoyl-protein thioesterase 3-like, with protein MEKSLQRCVLLVTLTLFCFSIPVSLSVPFVVFHGFLGACSDNKVSNLTKSLRNLSGYPGSCVEIGNGQVDSLLMPLRQQASIACEKIRQMPELSEGYNIVAESQGNMVARGLIEFCDNAPPVFNYVSLGGPHAGVAVVPNCTESFCSVLKALFPFVYNDLVQDHAGPSGFVKVPTKITEYLEHSKYLPKLNNERPAEKNSTFKERFTSLKNLVLIMFQKDTVLIPRETSWFGYYPDGAFSPVLPHQKTKLYTEDWIGLKTLDDAGKVKFLSVPGGHIEITEEELLKYVVPYLQNDSTLSSDHEAM; from the exons ATGGAGAAGAGTCTCCAACGATGTGTTCTCCTCGTGACCTTGACtctcttctgcttctccatTCCAGTTTCACTTTCTGTTCCATTCGTTGTGTTTCACG GGTTTTTAGGTGCATGCTCCGACAACAAAGTGAGCAACTTAACAAAGTCCCTTCGCAACCTCTCCGGCTACCCTGGATCTTGCGT GGAAATAGGAAATGGACAGGTAGATTCCTTATTAATGCCTCTTAGGCAACAAGCGAGTATAGCTTGTGAGAAAATCAGACAGATGCCAGAGCTGAGTGAAGGTTACAACATTGTTGCAGAGTCTCAAGGAAACATGGTCGCTAGAGGCCTAATCGAGTTCTGCGACAATGCTCCTCCAGTCTTCAACTATGTATCTTTAGGAGGTCCTCACGCTGGCGTGGCTGTAGTCCCCAACTGTACT GAATCATTTTGCTCGGTCCTCAAGGCACTGTTTCCATTTGTCTACAACGACCTCGTTCAA GATCATGCTGGTCCAAGTGGTTTTGTCAAAGTCCCTACT AAAATAACAGAGTATTTGGAACACTCCAAGTATTTGCCAAAGCTCAACAACGAGAGACCTGCCGAGAAGAACTCTACTTTTAAAGAACGTTTCACTAGCTTGAAAAACTTGGTTCTCATCATG TTCCAAAAGGATACAGTGTTGATTCCAAGAGAAACTTCTTGGTTTGGATATTACCCGGATGGAGCTTTCTCGCCTGTTTTGCCTCATCAAAAG ACAAAGCTATACACTGAAGACTGGATTGGTCTGAAAACTTTGGATGATGCTGGAAAAGTGAAGTTTCTTAGTGTCCCTGGCGGACACATCGAAATAACGGAAGAAGAGCTTTTAAAATACGTTGTGCCTTACCTCCAGAACGACTCTACGTTATCTTCTGACCACGAGGCAATGTAG
- the LOC104727963 gene encoding uncharacterized protein LOC104727963 → MSGDNTNNVDGARVPATPVETPAELALRLAKELENTKLTDSGMMPDKFDGKAGFKTWQNKMRYYLASMNMERYLTEDPPTLPQGDTDVYVVGSMDSWAQGDYCCKGQILNRLVNDLYDLYSMYKTSKALWLALETKYKTDESGMQKFSTTKFLNFEMVDSKPIMEQVEALQRIFQEIDLEGMSICNVFKTNCLVEKLPPGWSNFKHYLNFKRKAMSLDDLIHRLRVEDDNRGAHSDAQNQGHDVHVAEHKA, encoded by the exons atgtctggagacaacaccaacaacgtTGACGGTGCTAGGGTTCCTGCAACCCCTGTTGAAACTCCTGCAGAGTTGGCTTTACGTCTTGCTAAAGAACTTGAAAACACGAAGCTTACCGATTCGG GGATGATGCCAGATAAGTTCGATGGCAAAGCTGGGTTCAAAACGTGGCAAAACAAGATGCGCTACTACTTGGCCAGCATGAACATGGAAAGGTACCTCACAGAGGATCCACCAACGCTTCCACAAGGTGACACTGACGTGTATGTGGTTGGAAGTATGGATAGTTGGGCTCAAGGAGACTATTGTTGCAAAGGTCAGATTCTGAACCGTTTGGTCAATGATCTGTATGACCTCTACAGTatgtacaagacttcaaaagcatTGTGGCTAGCTTTGGAGACCAAGTACAAGACTGATGAGTCTGGGATGCAGAAATTCTCAACAACGAAGTTCCTGAACTTCGAGATGGTGGATtccaaaccaattatggaaCAAGTGGAGGCTCTTCAACGCATCTTTCAGGAGATCGATTTGGAAGGGATGTCGATCTGCAATGTCTTCAAAACGAATTGCTTGGTCGAGAAGCTACCACCAGGCTGGTCGAATTTCAAGCATTACCTTAACTTCAAGCGTAAGGCAATGtctcttgatgatctcatccATCGGTTGAGAGTTGAGGACGACAATCGTGGAGCTCATTCAGATGCTCAAAACCAGGGGCATGATGTTCATGTAGCTGAGCATAAGGCCTAA